The Tursiops truncatus isolate mTurTru1 chromosome 16, mTurTru1.mat.Y, whole genome shotgun sequence genome contains the following window.
TTAACACCTTGGTCAAACAGGTTCTAAGTGACAGTGCAAAACAAGCATTTAAGATTATCAACTTATATTGATTATATATCTCTCTGACGAAAAGAACACATACATCCCCGAGACAAGAGCTCTGAGATGGTTTTGGATTTAAGGCAGCAGTGTAAGAATGTAACAAAAAAGTAAGgaatgtttcctttaaaatattacaaGGCTGCCTGAATTGTGGGCCCCCTTTCCAAGGCATACCTCTGGATTTGGGATGTCCCTTTATTTTCCATTAAGTGGGATGTAGAAACAGGTTATAGAAAAATCATTCAAGAAATTCCTATTAAAATCTTTAAAGttataacttaaaaatttaacaaaaaagttcaaaattactttttataaatagaaaaaacaagttactttttaaaaagggggtGAATTTAATCAGTGAAGAGTCCCTTTATCATACAATCTAAAATCAGTTCATAAACTATTTAAGTCAAAATTAAGGTTTCAATGTGTTTGTTATTTAGCCAGTGCACCACACATTTTAGGTTTCCAGAATACCCAAAATTGATTCCCTTTCTCATACAGTTTTCCGGTTCATCTATGGAGATTTTCTGTGGCAAATGTTATTCCAAAGCTCAGTTTTCTGAACATGCCAATGTCAGTGGTCATCATCCAGCATTAAAATAGCCTTTATCACCCTCGATGTCCACTTCCTGATCAGAATCCTCTGAAATCTCTGATTCAAGGTCTTCCTGGGAGACAGGGGAGGGCGAACATTGAGAGCTATCCAAAGCACCTTTATTCTGTTCACTGTCTTGCCTCTGGTCGCAGGAATTGTCCAAACTTTCcagttcttcttttttattgttttgagggTTCTCCTGAACGAAGAGGATGAAAATGGAGATTGGTGGGATCATGAGATATGAAGAAGTGAGAGACATGAATCaaatgtcttttcatcttctaccATCTTTTTAATTCTTAGCTTATCAACTGCTTTCaggtataatatttttattcagaaaatacATACTTGTGCTTCTTTCTCActttggaagaaataaaattcctgTCATATTCAGAGAAAGATTATACTCTTGCCAGATAAGAACCACCAAtcacaaatataaatgtaaatgtgcTATGTCAGATGAAGGCTTAACTCCAGCCCAGACCCATGGTCTCAAGGTTCTTAAAAGtttagggagaaaaagaaattagatcaCTACAGATACACACTAtctttattcttcaaatatttaaacctTGCCAATTAACAAAGtcttcagacatttaaaaaatatgaatgctAAATAGTGAATTATGGATAAAGTTTCAAAATTATTAGACTGAATCCTTTTTTTATGCATTTTCCGGAGTAAGctcacaaacatatacacacataaatatgtgTAGCAAGTTACACAATCGTGGCAAAGAAAAAATGCAGAACTGGAAGAATGTTGCTAACTggaaagagagacaaatataatttacttaaaatctggaggaaatttctggaaaatattcCCATATTACATAGGAACCACTGTTTTTAAAGTCCCTGGTAAACTACCTTTGACCAAGAACCAAATAAGTTAGTAAATTTTTAATCCTGTTTTTGTCTAAAATGCACATAGACACTATGAAGAAATATTATGATATACTGCTAAAGTTTTTTTTCTAAAGCCAGACTATAGAATAATAGATTTACCAAGCTTACAACTATGTAACAAGTCACAAGATCAGATATTGAGAGGGAATCTGAAATTTATCGCTAAATTTTAAAAGGCACGCTGCTTTCAATTTCCCCActcattattgtttcaaaaatATCTCATTTATTATAAACCGTATATAGACTGGCAAATGAAAAATTCAGCATTTGTCAGATAACTTTGGAGAAGACATCCAGATTAGGACATCAAAAACAAATCTTTAGCTTTAAGTCAACAGAGcttctttaaaaactgaattagcCTTTACTTTTTATCACATATTGCGTAACAAGGTCATTGGAAGAAAGACTGTTAGAAAGTTTAAGCTGCCTTTCAAACAGGCTTGGATATTCTCTTactgtttttatattcattttaagagCTAGAAgtagagggaaaataattttttaacactttgatatttaattcttctaaaaaACAGTGCAAACAAGACTTAAAAGtgtttatttccttatatttacCCTTGAGCTCTGCCTAGTTTTATTGTGGCTgtgtaaataaaagaaacaattttctcCCAAAGATAACTGCTTAAGTCATTTACTGTCAATTACTTTATCTTTCCTGCGTTAATTAGATAAACAACATATGGGGTTTATAAAACAATTAGCTGGGAGTTTTACTAGCCAGTGTGTGAAAACCCAAGCATAATTGATATAGGAACCGCATTAGGTGCTTTTAGCATTACTGCCGCCTGAACAACTCATCCTGAATTTCAGCAGGACTATTTGCCTTTTTAATCAAGGTGAAGAGGTTAAATAGTCCCTCAAATGACTTTTGCATACAACCTGTAACAGGCCTCGCATTGAGAtaacatgataaaaatatttatttccatagAAACAGAGCCATGTCAATACCTGTTTTAGTCTTCTCCATTTAGCGCGTCGATTCTGAAACCAGGTTTTGACCTacaggaaagacagaaagaaaacttgCCAAGAGCCCAGAATCCCGAGGGACCTGGGGAGGCGGGGAGAAGCCGTTCAGGAGCTGCTGAGCCAAACAGCGATCCAGGCGCGCCAAAGTTCCCTGTGGCTCCACTGTCTCCCTTTTGCCCCGCGACCCACGCCCCAGGAGCCTGCCTGCGCCCCGCGAGCGAGCTCACCTGCCTCTCGCTAAGCTGCAGCATCTTGGCCAGACGCTTCCTCTCGGGCGGGGAGAGGTATTTCTGGGTCTCAAACTTCTTCTCCAGCTCGATGGTCTGGTCGTTGGAGAACCTCACCTGGCCGCCTTTCCTTTTATGCAGAGGCCTCTGCAGGAAAGGGCTCCAGAGCAGGGGTTTGCCTGCGGGCAAAAGCGACGGTTAGTGAGGGCCGCTTCTTAGTGAGGGCCCTGAAGCGGCGTGGCCCACCCCGGCCCTGCCTGCACTGGGGATGACAAAGAATGGGAGGGGAGGCTACGGGACACTCAAGCAGACACATTTACGTATACCCCCTGAGATGTGGACCCAACACGCTCCCACCAATACACATCATACCCACAGACACAGGAACATCCAAAGTCACACATCTACACGGCATGTGCACAAAGATCACACGTGTATGCTCAAAGACACACACCACCATCACATCCATGGCTAGATACAATCATTTTGATTCCCCAAAAGAACACCGACTCTAGGTTGAGCTTAAAATACCATGACCCTCTTTAATCAGTCGCTCTCAAAATTGATACACAACTTTTTTAGTCTAGAGGGCCTGCAGAGAGGTCCTCTCCCTTGGTGAACCGCACTTTCCAAATATCCGTTAGGTTGGGGAAGAGTGGGCCTGTCACACTAGCCAAGGCGTTGCTGCCAGGGTCCAGCGGCCTGGCTACAACGGAAGCCCTCCGGCCCAAGAGCAAGCTTCAGGGCGCGTGGAGCTTCCCATCCTGGCTGGAGGGCGCCGGGCCTCCTCTGATTTCACACCCGGCCGGTGGGGGCGGCCAGTTAGAGCCACCCCGTGGGCTATGGCAACATTTCCGTCAATGTGTTTCCTGTTGGTCTATCTCGAAAAACCCTTTGCTTCCTCCTGCACAGTCCCAGCAGTAACCCAAGGAAACCCAGGGCGCGCTCTGTGAAAACGTTTGCCCCCAGGCCCGGCCTGGCTGAGGGTCCCCCTCCGGCCCAGAAGGCAAACAGAGCCGCACCGGGCCTGCGCCATCAAACCCTCAGGAATGGAATCAAAAAcacaataactttaaaaaaaaaaaaagaactaaaatataaTCCCCCCCAAATCTCTCTAGCGATGAGAAAGGAAGGTGGAGAACTGAGTGAGGGACCACACCATAATACTGATGACATTAAAATGTCAATTAATTAATGTTATTTGTCTCCAGGGTGCCTGCAGAGGCTGCCAATAACAGAGTAGATTTTGAAACCCTGGTGGCCCAAGGCAAGGAGCCCCGTTTCATTTAGCCGGGGGCACCAAGGGCCACCCGAGTGCAGATCACGGGTGGCTTATTTCTTAGGCCACTCACTGAGGGGACAAGTCCCGCAAACTCTATACGGCCAACGTGTCCGCGCTGCCCTTCCTATTCCAAAGACGTGTGGGTCAGTCCGTCCGTCTGTCCGTGGGTCTGCAGGCCTGCGCTAAATGCTTTTAAAGTTGGCGATGTTGTTTTTTCGAGATTTTGCTTACGTCAGGATTCAGACTGGGGCAAaacagcctaaaaaaaaaaaaaaaaaaagggaagcaaCTGGTTATTTTAGCTGCCATAAAGTCACATCCCACACAGAGGAAATGAACAATATCAGAAAAACGGATCCCGGCTATCAGAAGTCGAGTGTTTCCTGAATTTGTCTGTATTGAGGATGTCGATAAAATAATCAGCAGCGTGCACTACTCCGGGGGAAGGGTCTGCTTCATGCAGCCAGGAAAACACTTAACAGCTTCTGAAACCAGATTTACTCCTATCGAGAACTCAAGATTTCCTGTATGAACGGAAAGGGTCAGGCTCTTTCACTGCACAAGCTTGTTGAACCAGGTCCAGCCCCGTAACCACCCCGGCCCGGCAGCTATCCCTGCCCCGCGGGGGCGGCCCGGGGCGCTTTGGCTCTCCCTTCCCAGTCCCTCCAGCTAAGGGAGCCCACCCGGGCGACACGCGACCCCAGGACTCCTCCAGCTGCCGGCCCCAGCGGCAGCGCCCGAGGTCCGGCCCGGGCCCGCGCGCCCCGACGCCTGCAAGGTGCAGGAAAACCAATCTGAGTCATGGTGCGGGCAGACTGGGCTGCCCGCCGCCGGGGCCCGCGCCTGCCGTCCCCCGCGCGCGCCCGACAGCCGCTTTTCAATCGCTTTTGCCACAACTTTCTGTTGCCTCCCCTCCGCCCCCGCCGCCTCCTGGGCGCTGCCACCTGCCGGGTGGCGCC
Protein-coding sequences here:
- the HHEX gene encoding hematopoietically-expressed homeobox protein HHEX is translated as MQYPHPGPAAAGALGVPLYAPTPLLQPAHPTPFYIEDILGRGPAAPTPTPTLPSPNSSFTSLVSSYRTPVYEPTPIHPAFSHHSAAALAAAYGPGGFGGPLYPFPRSVNDYTHALLRHDPLGKPLLWSPFLQRPLHKRKGGQVRFSNDQTIELEKKFETQKYLSPPERKRLAKMLQLSERQVKTWFQNRRAKWRRLKQENPQNNKKEELESLDNSCDQRQDSEQNKGALDSSQCSPSPVSQEDLESEISEDSDQEVDIEGDKGYFNAG